A stretch of Telopea speciosissima isolate NSW1024214 ecotype Mountain lineage chromosome 11, Tspe_v1, whole genome shotgun sequence DNA encodes these proteins:
- the LOC122646656 gene encoding ubiquinol oxidase 2, mitochondrial-like, with the protein MMRGSRMAGQLLKQVGPRFFSTATLNEPATEILTGTSSFFHTTTTVMPARTSVAWVRFPAVGVRHGSTLALHKEGEEKEMKTRSAGGEPEEKAITSYWGIAPSKITKEDGTKWKWSCFRPWETYKANLSIDLKKHHVPTTFLDKLAYWTVKVLRYPTDLFFQTRYGCRAMMLETVAAVPGMVGGMLLHCKSLRKFEHSGGWIRALLEEAENERMHLLTFMEVSQPRWYERALVFTVQGVFFNAYFLGYMISPKFAHRVVGYLEEEAIHSYTEFLKELDKGNIENVPAPAIAIDYWQMPPDSTLRDVVIVVRADEAHHRDVNHFASDIHYQGHELKEAPAPLGYH; encoded by the exons ATGATGAGGGGTTCAAGGATGGCCGGTCAGCTGCTAAAGCAGGTTGGACCACGATTCTTTTCCACGGCAACCCTAAACGAACCGGCTACTGAGATTCTAACCGGAACTTCTAGTTTCTTCCATACAACTACAACCGTCATGCCAGCTCGAACCAGTGTGGCCTGGGTCAGGTTTCCAGCGGTTGGTGTACGGCATGGAAGTACATTGGCCTTACACaaggaaggggaagaaaaagaaatgaaaacccGTTCTGCCGGGGGTGAACCGGAGGAGAAGGCGATCACTAGCTACTGGGGCATAGCTCCTTCCAAGATTACTAAGGAGGATGGCACGAAGTGGAAGTGGAGCTGCTTCAGG CCATGGGAGACGTACAAAGCGAATCTTTCGATCGATCTGAAGAAACACCACGTCCCAACTACTTTCTTGGATAAATTAGCTTACTGGACTGTCAAGGTTCTTCGATACCCAACCGATCTCTTTTTCCAG ACACGATACGGTTGCCGGGCTATGATGCTTGAAACAGTGGCAGCCGTGCCAGGTATGGTTGGAGGAATGCTTTTGCACTGCAAGTCTCTTAGGAAATTCGAACACAGCGGAGGATGGATTAGAGCTCTTTTAGAAGAAGCAGAGAACGAACGAATGCACCTCTTGACGTTCATGGAGGTTTCTCAGCCAAGGTGGTATGAACGAGCTCTTGTCTTCACAGTTCAAGGAGTGTTCTTCAATGCTTACTTCTTGGGTTACATGATCTCTCCCAAGTTCGCTCACCGAGTCGTTGGATACTTGGAAGAAGAAGCGATTCACTCGTACACCGAGTTCTTGAAAGAACTTGATAAGGGTAATATTGAGAATGTACCAGCACCTGCAATCGCCATCGATTACTGGCAGATGCCACCGGACTCCACACTCCGTGATGTCGTGATAGTTGTGAGGGCTGATGAGGCGCATCATCGTGACGTTAACCATTTCGCATCG GACATACACTACCAAGGACATGAACTAAAGGAAGCCCCTGCTCCACTTGGATATCACTAA